The genomic window TGATAGATGATATAAGGGCCGATCTAGAGTATATGAAGCTCTATAAGGAACCGGGACTATTCGAGAGGTTCGCCCCCAGCGGGGTCAGGGTACCGCTGGTCTACATAACCAACCAGGGGTTCAATGTCCATCCGATAAATGCGATGAACTTAGCTACAGAGGCCCTATTCTACAGGAAAAATTGGAGCGAGTTCAGGGACATAATGGATTGGATGCTCCGATACTTAGAGAGGAGAGGGGATTCGTGCTTCTTCAACTTCTACTTCGCGTGGGAGAGGGAATCAATACCTTGGAACTCCTCTATATCTCAGGGGATAGGCGCTGGCTACTATGCGATCGCTTATAAGAAGTTCGGGGATGAAAGGTATCTGGAAGCAGCTATAGGTCTAGCTAGAAGCTTCTCAATACCATATGGGGAAGGCGGGTTCGTCCTAGAGACTGAATACGGACCTTTCTACTTGGAGTACTCCAACGCACCCGATGACTTAGTTCTGAACGGGTTCATGCTCTCTTTAAAGGGGCTGGCCCTCTACAATGAGTTGATAGGGGATAGTGTGAGTGAGAAAGCTTTGAAAGATGGTCTAGAGACCTTAAGGAAGATCCTCCCATATTATGAGAAGGAGAGATGGTCCCTCTATTCCCTTAAGCATGGATGGGCTGATGAGAACTACCATAGGCTCCACATAAGGCTCCTCTACTTCCTCGGCGAGTGGTTCGATGACCCCCTCTTCCTTCAGTATGCTAGGAGATGGGACTCTTACTTAGAGAGATCTGAGCTCCCGAGAGCGGAGCAAGAATATAACTTCTGGAGGGGCTTAGTGGATTCCCTGAAGGATCCTCCCTCTCCTCAGGGACCCTGAATCTACGGTGACGTAATGATCCTCCCCCATGTAGAGGATCGGCTTAACCCTCTCTACATCTATTATGTTCCCCCTTAGCTCCCCCCTCAGGTAGAGGGACCTGACCTCCCCTATGAAGAGATCGTGATCCCCGACCTTCACAATATCTTCGAGTGAGCATTCGAAAGATGCATATGCTTCCTGCAATATATATGCCCCGAATTCCCCCCTAATCGGGTTTATCCCAGCTCTCCTTATCTTCTCCTCCCCCAGTTCATTGAAAGAAGTCCTGCCGCAAGTGTGAAGGGAATCGAGGAGCTCGAATGGGAGGAAGTTTATCCCGAACCTCCCGCTCTCAACTATAAGCTTATATGTAGCTCTCTTAGGGCTTATAGCTACACCGTAGAACGGAGGGTCCACGCTAAGGGGCGTGTGCCAAGCTGCTGCCATGGCGTTAGCTCTCCCCTCCCTATCCTCGCTCGTCACTAGGACTGAGTTCTTCGGATATGATAGGAGGTGGAAGAAGCTTATCGGTAACTTCCTCATGGCTTCCACCTCTCCCCATACTTATTCAGGTGAGTTATCTCGCTGAGCTCCTTCCTCCTAGGAGGGCTGGGGGCTTCAGCGGGCCATCCCACTGCTAATACTGCGACTGGCACTTTACCCTCGGGGGCTCCCACTATCTCATTCACCCTCTCCACGTCCCTCAAGCTCTGTATCCAAACGGTTCCGAGCCCGAGGGCGTGTGCCGCTAGCATTATATAAGTCGTCACGTTAGCGCAATCAGCTATATAAGATGTCGGTGACTCCCTGGGATCGCACAGGATCACTAAAGCTAGAGGTGCTTTCCTCAAGGGATAAGCATATCTATGAATCTTCCCGAGCTCCTCTATTACCCTCTTATCCCTCACTATGATGAACTCCCATGGTTGAGAGTTCCTAGCGCTGGGAGCGTATCTCGCCACATCCAAGACCCTCTCGATAACTTCATCCCCAACTTCCCTATCCTCGAACTTCCTCACGCTCCTCCTAGTCAGGAGCAAGTTGAGGCACTCTTCCATGCTCCCCCTTACATCAACCGCTCTATTTATAAGAACCTAGGGCTCACTAAATCGCAGAGATCCTCTATCCTGAAGAGGATATTTATCAGTGGGAGCAGGGATTTCTCAGCTGGCATATCCCTGATTATCCCATTCACCCTCTCCCTCACCTCCAAAGCCTTCCTGAAATCCTTCAGCTCGAAGGACCTGACCCCCCTATCGAATAAGTCGGAGATCTCCCTCAGCAGATCGGTGCAATCGCAGTCCGATTGAGCTAGCTCAACTATATTATCAGCTATTAGTTCCATTATCATAGCTGCTATCCTCATATCCAGCAAACTTATGGGATCAGCTCCTATCGCCCCCATTATCTCGGGGCTCCTCATAGCCCTCCTGATGCTCCTGACTAGAGCGAAGTATATCTTATCAACTTCATCGTCCCTCTCAGCCACCAGAGACATCAGCTCCCTATCCCCCTCAGCTATCGCATCCCTTAGATCCGAGATCATCCCGGAGATGATGCTCCTCATCCTCAGGAGTAGTTCCATCGGCTTTGCGCTCGAGTGATCCATGAGGCACCTCAGGAGGATCCTAGAGGACCCTTCCTCGAGTATCTCCATCCCTATTAGCTTCGATAATGCTTTCTTGAGAGCTTCCAGATCCTCCCTCCTTATCCTCTCCTTCCTCACCTCTATCTCATCGTACCCATCTAGATAAGCAGCTATTATCTCCCATAGCCCCTCCTCAATCCCTCTAAGATCTATAGATACCTTGGAGGTGGGCTCCTTAGCTGGGAGGATTATGAGCTCTCCGGAGGATCCCTCCACTATCCTGACCTTCCCTCCCTCTACTCTCCTCACCCAGTCCTTGGGCAGCGTCACGGCATAAGAGCTACCTATGGAGATCAGAGACCTCCTGCCCAGGTCCCTCATATATATCCCCTAATCAGATATATATGATAATATTAACTTAATTCTATTTTTACATACGCTTTTAAAATAGTCCCCGGAGATATTAAGGGATATCATGGGGATTGGGGAGAGGGTATCCGCCACTGGCTTGTGCGCAGCCCTCTACGCAATAGGCTCCTTCCTCACTTCTTACATAGTCTCCCCATTCGGGAGGGGTCAGTTCAGGCCCGCTGTAGTGCTCCCAGCTATATTCTCCATATTGTACGGGCCTGGTGTCGGTGGACTAGGGGCCGCTATAGGGACTGTGATAGCAGATTCCATGAAGCACGGAGCTCTGTACCTCCCGAGCTTGCTGGCAGCAGCCCCCGGGAACTTCATAGGCTTCTACATTTTCGGTAAGCTGACTAGAGATTTCAACTGGAGGAAGTTCTCAATAGCTTCCCAGATATCGCTCTGGGTAGGATGCGCGACTGTAGCCTACCTCTACACGATCGTAATAAGCCTCCTCGGTATGCTGCCTCCCTCACTCACTCCGGAGGATCTATTCATACTAGGAACATCATTGACCCTCTGGTTCTTCATAACTGAGTACCCCTTCGTCATACTTCTAGTTCCACCTATCCTGAGGGCCCTCAAGTTCAGGGGCGAGCTCGGGGGAGGGCCCTCCTGGCTCTCATCCCTAGCAATTCCGGGCGCTGTCTTACTAGCTATCTCCCTCATAATAACTTTCACACCAGCTTCCTCAGAGATAATGAGGGGCCTAATCCTGAAGCTCAACCCATCATATGCCTCGAGCACCCTCCAGCTCATACAGTTGCTCTTCGCTGGCTCTGGAGCTGCTATGACTATCGCTGGCTTCCTCCTCCAAGTTAGGAGGGCTTAGTACCTCAGTCAACCTTAAAAAAATCCACTGTAAGATCCCCCGATGGAAAAGCTGAACAGGCTACTCCTATCCTCCTTTCTCGCTTCCCTCCTCCTCTCAGCCCTCAAGCTTTACGCAGGACTTGTGACGAATAGCCTCAGCATAATTTCGGAATTCCTCCACTCCTCCTTGGACAGTCTGACCACTCTTATCACTCTTCTCTCAGTCAGGTACTCCATGAGGCCCCCCGATGAGACTCATCCCTACGGCCACAGGAAGCTCGATAGCTTAGGAGGGATGCTGGGCGGCTTCTCCTTAATTATAACGATGATGTGGGTAGTATACGAGGCTCTTAAGAGGATTATCAGCCCACCGGAGATAGAGATAGGCATACTACCAATCTCAGTCATGCTGATCTCAGTAGCAGTAGATTTGGAGAGGTCTAGAGCCCTGAGGAGAGCCGCTAAACTGACTGGGAGTAGGGCAATAGAATCAGATTCCCTTCACTTCTCCAGCGATATACTCACATCTATCACCGTTATACTGAGCCTCCTATTCATAAGGGCAGGTCTCAAGATACTGGACCCGATAACCGGAGTCCTGATATCCCTTCTCTTCCTCAGATCAGCTGTTAAGATCACGAAGGATTCCTTATACGACTTGACGGACAGGATAGATCCCAAGATAATTGAGGAGATAAGGGATGTATGCTTGAGCAAGCCAGGCATAATTTCTGTGGAGAGAGTGAGGGCTAGGAGGGTGGGGAATTTCCTCTTCGCAGATATATCCATTAGAGTGGGCCCCGAGCACCCGAGCGATGATGAGCTAGCTGAAGCTATAAGGGAGAGGCTGAACATGGATGTGGATCTCATAGTGGAGAGGAGTGTCGAGAGCATAGAGGATTTAGTGAGGGGGATATCAAAGGGGGTGAGCG from Candidatus Korarchaeum sp. includes these protein-coding regions:
- a CDS encoding D-glucuronyl C5-epimerase family protein, with the protein product MRRGLILLLLLLISTNVLELRDQSSGSLMKDIEGTLKRFDGVRGNDAAMKQLIDDIRADLEYMKLYKEPGLFERFAPSGVRVPLVYITNQGFNVHPINAMNLATEALFYRKNWSEFRDIMDWMLRYLERRGDSCFFNFYFAWERESIPWNSSISQGIGAGYYAIAYKKFGDERYLEAAIGLARSFSIPYGEGGFVLETEYGPFYLEYSNAPDDLVLNGFMLSLKGLALYNELIGDSVSEKALKDGLETLRKILPYYEKERWSLYSLKHGWADENYHRLHIRLLYFLGEWFDDPLFLQYARRWDSYLERSELPRAEQEYNFWRGLVDSLKDPPSPQGP
- a CDS encoding ECF transporter S component, with amino-acid sequence MGIGERVSATGLCAALYAIGSFLTSYIVSPFGRGQFRPAVVLPAIFSILYGPGVGGLGAAIGTVIADSMKHGALYLPSLLAAAPGNFIGFYIFGKLTRDFNWRKFSIASQISLWVGCATVAYLYTIVISLLGMLPPSLTPEDLFILGTSLTLWFFITEYPFVILLVPPILRALKFRGELGGGPSWLSSLAIPGAVLLAISLIITFTPASSEIMRGLILKLNPSYASSTLQLIQLLFAGSGAAMTIAGFLLQVRRA
- a CDS encoding cation diffusion facilitator family transporter, which encodes MEKLNRLLLSSFLASLLLSALKLYAGLVTNSLSIISEFLHSSLDSLTTLITLLSVRYSMRPPDETHPYGHRKLDSLGGMLGGFSLIITMMWVVYEALKRIISPPEIEIGILPISVMLISVAVDLERSRALRRAAKLTGSRAIESDSLHFSSDILTSITVILSLLFIRAGLKILDPITGVLISLLFLRSAVKITKDSLYDLTDRIDPKIIEEIRDVCLSKPGIISVERVRARRVGNFLFADISIRVGPEHPSDDELAEAIRERLNMDVDLIVERSVESIEDLVRGISKGVSGVLDVHAVSISKTDGGKRVSLHAVVDPGIEAWRAHEISDELERKVREGIPGVVEAIVHVDPADLPILTHSKDEIEDMIKRRVEEILKGTDYSLESLKVDEPWVVTIRILVPGDADFKRVHDFTHRVELAVREIVPSANITVHFSTR
- a CDS encoding flavin reductase family protein, encoding MRKLPISFFHLLSYPKNSVLVTSEDREGRANAMAAAWHTPLSVDPPFYGVAISPKRATYKLIVESGRFGINFLPFELLDSLHTCGRTSFNELGEEKIRRAGINPIRGEFGAYILQEAYASFECSLEDIVKVGDHDLFIGEVRSLYLRGELRGNIIDVERVKPILYMGEDHYVTVDSGSLRRGRILQGIH
- a CDS encoding phosphate uptake regulator PhoU, encoding MRDLGRRSLISIGSSYAVTLPKDWVRRVEGGKVRIVEGSSGELIILPAKEPTSKVSIDLRGIEEGLWEIIAAYLDGYDEIEVRKERIRREDLEALKKALSKLIGMEILEEGSSRILLRCLMDHSSAKPMELLLRMRSIISGMISDLRDAIAEGDRELMSLVAERDDEVDKIYFALVRSIRRAMRSPEIMGAIGADPISLLDMRIAAMIMELIADNIVELAQSDCDCTDLLREISDLFDRGVRSFELKDFRKALEVRERVNGIIRDMPAEKSLLPLINILFRIEDLCDLVSPRFL
- a CDS encoding nitroreductase family protein, which translates into the protein MEECLNLLLTRRSVRKFEDREVGDEVIERVLDVARYAPSARNSQPWEFIIVRDKRVIEELGKIHRYAYPLRKAPLALVILCDPRESPTSYIADCANVTTYIMLAAHALGLGTVWIQSLRDVERVNEIVGAPEGKVPVAVLAVGWPAEAPSPPRRKELSEITHLNKYGERWKP